tccgatgtctggggtcctgcgaaaattccttctctttctggagctcggtattttgtaacgtttattgatgattgcactcgcatgacatgggtgtcaatactgaagaataagagtgatgtatttggaatgtttaccgaatttcacaaaatggtggcaactcagtatcaacaatccatcagagtgtttcagtctgacaatggtggagagtttgtgaatggcccaatgattgagttttgccggtcacatggaattcgtcatcaaacctccaattcttatactcctcaacagaatggtttagcagaacggaagaacaggcagttgatggaagttgttcgtgcttccttgtttggtatgaatgtacctcgatcctattggggagaagcagtaaaatcagcagcatatcttatcaaccgtactccttcacgtgtgattgagtttcagaatcctcatcagaagcttcatacacttttgaccatcccttctatgcctaatttggagccccgggtgtttgggtgcacagcctatgttcatattcccaagcctcaacgcagcaagcttgatccccgtgcccgtaagtgtatctttgttggttatgctgacttccagaagggttatcgatgttatgatcctcttactggcactatacatgtctctcttgatgttgcttttcgtgaatccgagccttactaCTCatggggagcttctcagtcttcccttcagggggagagaggttgtgaagggaatcctcgttctcgttctattattgattttgatgtctttgaagacttggaaaatttggaggatagatttgaaggtagaaattccgaaacagaaaacgtgactgccgaacagaatgacgtaactgccgaacagaatgacgtgactgccgaacagaatgcaactgccgaacagaatgacgtgactgccgaacagagtgttgtgaattcagagacagaagagacaatttttttggatagtttgaatcaaaatcaagacatatctgaagctcacacacaagttatttccccttctgcatcaccaactgaagatcccggtcagaatgaaccacctcaggtacccctaaattgtaatgagtcttctgggttagaaagtgtcgaacctaggaaatcacaaagggttaccaagggaattcctaagaaacaatatgaaccagatatcaaagccaaagctaaataccctatagctaattttatgtctaaccataggatttctgggtcacatgcacttgttgttgatcaattatctactgtatctactcctagtaacgtgcaggatgcattggcggatccaaaatggacgaaggcgatgaatgaagaattggaagctcttcaaaagaatgcaacatgggagctagtacctatgccggttggaaagaagactgtaggatgtcgttgggtatttactgtgaagcttaatgcagatggaactattaatagatacaaggcgaggttggttgccaaaggatatacacaacgctatgggattgattatgaggagacttttgcacctgtggcaaagatcaatactgtccggattctaatctcacttgcagcaaacaaagattggcccttgcaccagtttgatgtgaagaatgcgtttcttaatgggaatttggaggaagaagtgtacatggatatgcccccaggtgttaagaattacccaagtgatgttggcaaggtgtgtaaattgaagaagtctttgtatggcctaaagcagtctccaagagcttggtttggaagattttcaaagtccatgaaagcctttggatatagacagagcaattctgaccataccttgttcatcaagcgcaagaatggtaagattacagctcttattgtgtatgttgatgacatgattgttacaggagaTGATCCGAAggagataaatgaattgcaaaagtatttgtcaaaggagtttgaaatgaaggatctgggacaactaaagtattttttgggtattgaagttgcaaggtctaagaaggggatttcactttcacagaggaaatatgttcttgatttacttgctgaaacggggatgctggactgccgacccatcgagacacccattgagatgaatcacggacttgctatctatcctgatcaagtgccaactgataaagggaggtatcaacgtcttgtaggaaggttgatttatctttcacatactagacctgatattgcttatgctgtgagtgttgttagtcaatttatgcattgtcctagtgaagagcatatggatgcagtctttcgtattttgaggtacttgaagagggcgccaggtaaagggttactgtttcagaaaaaagatgaattggaagttgttgggtacacagatgcagattgggctggtgataaaactgacagacgttctacatctggatacttcacttttgttggagggaaccttgtcacttggcgtagcaaaaagcagaaagttgttgccagatcaagtgcagaagctgagttccgaggtatggcacacggagtctgtgaaatgttgtggattcgtaatgtcttgaaagacctgggatacaagcttaaaaagcctatggatttgcattgtgataatacagctgccattgagattgcacataatccagttcagcatgatagaacaaagcatgtggaggttgaccgtcattttattaaagaaaatcttgacagaaaggttattcgctttccatttgtaaactcagaggagcaattagctgatgttcttactaaaggagtgtccaggaaggtatttgacagctcagttgacaagttgggcatgatagatatctatgcaccaacttgagggggagtgtagaatcgctgtaaatctgtatgtaattaggattttatttaattaggatatcctgtaattatggaaagattgtttcctattagagttagactactcctttgtacttgtatatataccctcattgtgggatgaatagaattattgaattaaccctgaattgaagtattcttttctactcttCCTATTGTTTTTGACTTTTTCCTGTCACTCTGGTTAGCTGAGCATTGCATTTTCAGTATCCCATGTTCTGAATGAGGTTGACTCAATATGCTTATCCTGATATTTTTCCTACCAAATGGAGCTTAGAGCTTAAGGTTACTTTGCAGTGAGACTACACTAACATAGCATTGTTAGAAGAACACTGTTAccaaatttgcaaacaaattttaTCGTACTCTGTTCCTAGTTTTGATGTTCTAATTTTTTATCTTatctttgttttatttctttctgCTACATCAAACATTTTGTTTACTTTACGTAACCCATGCCATGTTTGAATGAGGTTGACTCCATGTTGTGTTTCTTCTTATGGTTCATGTTTCTACATATATAAGAAGTGGTGGGACTACAGAAACATTAAATGGTTTTAGTTAATTTTGTTAGTAAAGAAGAAAGTTGTCACCAATTTCATAGATTTTTGTTTTAGCCTGTTGCCTTTGCAAAATCCAAGTTGTTTGGAGGGGTTCTGATTCTATTTCTCTCACCAATTTCAGATGCAAAGCGTTTAATTGGTAGGAGATTCAGTGATGCTTCTGTTCAAAGTGATATAAAGCTCTGGCCATTCAAGGTCATTGAAGGTCCTGATGATAAGCCTATGATTGTGGTTACCCACATGGGCCAAAAGAAACAGTATTCTGCCGAAGATATCTCATCCATGGTCCTCTCAAAGATGCGGGAGATTGCTGAGGCCTACCTCGGTTCAACTGTTAAAAATGCAGTTATCACAGTCCCTGCTTACTTCAGTGACTCACAGCGGAATGCTACCAAAAGTGCTGCCATCACAGCTGGCCTGAAGGTGATGCTCATGATCAATGAACCAACTGCTGCAGCCATCGCTTATGGCCTTGACAAGAAGGCCAGTTGGTATAGAAAGAGAACCGTGATGATGTTTGATTTTGGTGGTGGTACCTTAGATGTGTCATTACTTACCATTAGTGGTGGTATCTTTCAAGTAAATGCCACAGCTGGAGACAGTCACCTTGGCGGTGAAGACATTGATAGCCAAATGGTGAAGCATTGTGTTGAGCATTTCAAAAGGAAGCACAATTTGGATATTGATGGAAACCCGAAAGCTCTTGGGAGGCTGAAAAGTGCTTGTGAGAAGGCAAAGAGGCGACTTTCATTCTCATCTTCAACTGACGTTGAAATTGACTGTTTGTATCAGAATACTGATTTCTATATAACCTTGACCCGTGCCAAGTTTGAAGAAATCAACAAGGATTTCTTCAACCGGTGTATGGTGCCTGTAGAGAAATGTTTGAAGGATGCTAAAATGGACAAAGGAAGTGTTGATGATGTTGTTCTTGTTGGTGGCTCCTCTAGAATTCCCAAGGTTCAAAAACTATTGCAAAATGTATTTGAGGGTAAGGAGTTGTGCAAAGGCATTAATCCTGATGAAGCTATTGCACAAGGTGCTGCTATTCAAGCTGCAGTTTTGAGTGGGAATGGAAATGGGAAGCTTCAAGACTTTAGTCTTTTGGATGTCACACCTTTCTCACTTGGGATTGAGACTGGGCGAGAACGTGACATGACAGTTGTGATTCCAAGAAACTCCAGCATTCCCATCAAGAAGAACTATACTGTAACTACTCGCCATGATAACCAAGCTGTTGTAAAGTTTGCTGTTTATGAGGGTGAGAGTATAACAACTGTGAATAATTACTTTCTGGGTGACTTTAGGCTCCAAGATATTCCTCCAGCTCCCAAGGGTGTTCCTAAGTTCAACATCTGCTTTGACATTGATGCAAGTGGCATTCTGAATGTATCTGCTGAGGACATGTTGACAGGCCAAAAGAAAGGGATTACCTTTTCAAATGACAGAAACTCAGATGGAATTGAGAGGGTTATGTAATAATCAGTATTAGTTATCCCATGCTTGAAATAGAAGGTCAAGACTAAAATCAGTGGTGAAAACTTTGTAGTTTTCTTGGTTTATGATCATAATGATTCTGATTAACGTTGATGTCAATTCGTGCTGCTGAATGCATTTGTTTTTCTACCAGAATGCTTTTCCATACGTAAACATGTCTGGCATCTAGATAGGTCATTCTACAACACTGATCATTCTGTTAATATAAACAGAAGTTATATTCAACCAAAACAGATGAAAACTTAAAATGTGGTTCAAAATCTCATCTTCTCTTTTTAATTATGATCTTCACCGTGACACACTCTTGACAAGTCCGAAACATGTtagttttctaattttctatttcTCCAATACTTAGTAAAAATATAGTTAAACTACACATGATGCAGATAACTAATTAacatctttatttattttttcattttttatcagGTCTTTTAAGGGATTTGAAGAATAAGATCCTGAAATCCCCAACAATTCTGTGTTTTCCTTGAAATCTTGTATTTATTCTTGCTTGATTCTATCAATGAAGAAGGGTAAGTTGGAAAGGCATGTTTcagttttttgggttttgtggTCTTTTAAGTAGGTAAGGTAGCTAAAGAGGTGTTTCAGGGAAAAGGTATTAACAAAACAAATTTGTGGTTTTCTATTGGTTTGGTGATTTGGTATTAATGAATATACATTGAGATgaacccacaatagatcagtCCTTTAAGTTTCTATAAACTATACACCGAACGTTTTATCCTCCCCCAATAGATTAGTTCTTTAAGCCTCTGATCGTCAATTGTGTTGTTTTAAATCGTTGAGTCACTACTCAAATTCTATCGATCTCCACATGGTTCTACAGCTCCATAAGAATTGTTGATAAATTAATATAATTATTATAGTtggaatttctttttttttttgagtaaaacagTAGCAGTTTTCATTGAATTAAGGCAAATGATTACAATCAAAGTCTAAAGCATCCATTATACAATCTGGAGCTTGACCTATCCATACCTGATTGGTATTGGATTCAAAAGCAAAGGCAGCTAACCTATGAGCTACCATATTAGCTGTTCTAGGAGCAAACAAAAAGAGCAGGTCTTTCACGTTTTTTGCTGCCATTCTGAATATCAGCTATGATGTTGGCATTTTCACTTAAATCGGAATCATCAGAACCAACCTCCTAGATAGCAACTTGGCAATCACTCTCTAGACAAACTCCTTCCAATCTGAGCTGATGTAACAGATCAAATGCCAGCTCGAATTGCAAGCAGCTCCACTTGCTATGCAGAAGACGCAAATTGAACATGATAAGCAAAACCAGCTATAAATGAACCATCATCTCTTCTGGTAACTCCTCCAATACCCCCAAAAATTTGGGAGGGCAAGAAGGCTCCATCAACATTAATTTTGAACTTGTGTGTTTGAGATGGAAGCCAGTACTTACTTGGTTTGGTTGCTGCAGTTCGAACCTGTGATTGTTGAGCTTTTAAAAACTCACTATGCCAGGTAAGAGAACTAGCCATAATGGCATGAGCACTCTGAGAAGTGTCTGTCCATAGCTTGTTGTTCCTGTTCTTCCATAGTCACCAAATAAGCATCAGTAACCTTTCCAAACTTTCTTTGCTTAATTGCTCCATTTGATCAAGCATCCAATCCTTGAAAGAGAACGCTGTACTATTTTGCAAATTGATAGCTGCAGCTGCATAGATTTCTTTGGCAGTAAGGCAATGACAAAACACATGGGAATTTGTCTCAAGACTCGCATTGCATAATAAGCAGTTTGCAGGTCCTGTGTAGCCTTTATGAATTAATTGCTCTCTTGTAGGCAAAATGTTATTCACAGCTCGCCATACACAAATCTGTACTTTCCCAGGCACCCTAGCATTCCATATTTCCTCCATAAACATTTATAGGGGTCACCAGAAGAAGTAGATGTGAGAACATTACCCATTACCTGTTTTCTAGCAATCCAATAAGCAGATTTCACTGTaaattttcctttcttctcaGGCAACCATCTGTACTGATCCTCAGATGCAGTTCTACTTAGTGGGATGCTAAGGATTTTTTAAATCACTGCAGGCTGGAACAAAGTAGAAAGCAGGTCTCTTCTCCAGCATCTAGTTGAACTATCAATTAAATCTGAAACAGAGCAAATATTTGAACTCAAAGGTTTCTGAATCAAGAATGCATGACAGTCAGGAATCCATTTATCATTTCACACATTAACCTTTGCTCCATTCCCAATTTTCCAATGTATACCAGCAGCAAGTGTAGGTCTACTAGCCAAAATGCTCCTCCAAGAAAAAGATGGTGCATCTCCCAATTCAGCCTCCCAGAATGATTTATTTGGATAATGTTTAGCTTTGTACAACTTGGCAATAAGAGAATGTGGGTTAGATATAAATCTCCAAGCTTGTTTAGAAAGCATTGCTAAATTATGAGCATACAAGTTCTTGAAACCCAAATCTCCTTCTTGTTTTGTGAAACATAATTTACTCCAGCTTCTCCagtgaattttctttttctgatcaGTATCACCCCAAAAAAATTGGGCCCACAACTGATGAATGTCATCACACAAAGTCTTTGGAAGCAGATAACAATTCATGGCATAAGATGACATTGTCTGAGCAACAGCTTTGATAAGAACTTTCTTACCTGCAGAACTGAGAAGCTTTGATTTCCAAGCAATGAGCTTTTTTGTAAGCTTTTCCTTGATTTAGGCAAAGTTTGCTGTTTTCGATTTTCCCACCCTCAGAGGCAACCCCAAATATTTGTCATGCTCTTCCAGTTTCTTAACCTCCAAGATAGAGGCTAAATGATCCTGAATGGAAGGCTGCACATTCTTACTAAAGACAACACtgcttttttgaaaatttattttttgacCTGATGCAAGCTCATAGGTATTGAGAATGTGCCTCAAAGTATAACATTCAGCTTCAGTTGCAGCACCAAATATAAAACTATCATTGGCAAAAAATAGATGATGTAGAATAAGAGCTTCTGGACACATGGTTAAACCTTTAAGCTGTGCTCTATCAATTGCCTTTGAAATTAAAGCACTCAAGCCTTCTGCACATAAAATAAAGAGGTACGGTGAAAGAGGATCACCTTGTCTAATGCCTCTAGTGGGTACAATAGCATCTGAGGTTTGTCCATTTATCAAGATTGAATACTGAACTGAGGTAACACATTGCATGATGCTGCTGATCCAATGTTGTTGAAATCCCAACTTTGTAAGCATTGCTCTCAAAAATTCCCATTCCAGCCTATCGTAAGCTTTGCTTATATCCAactttagagagagaaaactttCTTCTTGTCTGCGCAACTTGTACATGAGGTGAGCTGCTTCAGTGGCAAGCAAGGTGTTATCTGAAATAAGTATTCCAGGTACATATGCACTTTGAAGTGGAGATATAATCAAAGGTAGCAACTTCTTTAATCTGTTGGCAACCACTTTTGAACTGATTCTATACAGAACATTGCATAGAGCAATAGGCCTAAACTGACTAGCCTCTGTTGGGTCTTGGATTTTTGGAATGAGGCATAGATGAGTATAATTTGCATGCAGTGGACTCCAATTGTCTCTAAGAAAGTTCTCACCCCTAAACATACATCAACAGATAGTATATGccaatatttttgaaagaaaaagagTGACATGCCATCCGGTCCAGGGCTTTTTTAGGGATGCATTTAAAATAGAGCATCCTTTATTTCACTCTCCACATAAGGTTTGGTACGCTCCATGTTCATGTCTGAAGTTACCCTAGCATCAACAGCCTCTAATACCTCATAAATAGTGATGGTTTTTAGAAGGTAAAGAAGGTTAGTTCTTAGGACAATGTGTGAAAGATTTGTTAGGACAAGGGTGTTAAGGAAAGAACTTGGAAGTTTGAAACAGAGGAGATGTTTTGAGTTTAGAAACAGAGGAGATGGTTGTAAAACAGAGGAGCTGTGGTGACGTTGGTTAATTCATTACATTACTACGGGGAATTATTAGGTAGTCCCGGAGTACCACGTGGCACTGCCATGTGGTGGTCCCAACCAATAATATCACTCAAATCTGGTGGGGACCATGCAGAGggggttaaaaaagaaaagaaaaattaaattagaagcCAATCAGAAATCACTACAAGTCACATGGGCCAATAATATCATCCCGGACCACCACGTGTACTATGGTCCGGGACCATGTAATAATTTCCCCATTACTACAAAGCTTaattgatacatatatatagagacCAAGTCCACCGACATGACATATGTGGTTAATTACTAACCACTCACTAATAGATAATTCTAGAACACACTACACATGATTAACTAAAAGATTATTCTAGACTAAGACATGTTCTAGACATATGATCTAGATAGCTAGAGATAGATCTAGAAAATTCCAATGTGCATTAGTTGATCTAACACTCCTCCTTAATACACATTGGTGTTACTCCGAGCATGCCTCGAAGCATTTCAAATCTTGATCTTGTGAGCGCCTTCGTGAAGATATCTGCTAGTTGCAACTCTGTCTTGCAGTACTGCAGCTCAATTTCTTTGATGGTTGATGCTTCTCTTAAGAAGTGATGCTTGATATCGATGTGCTTCGTTCTGTTGTGAAATACCTGATTCTTTGTCATTGCAATAGCTGACTTGTTGTCGCTGAAAATCTTTGTAGCATTTGCTTGGTGCTCTCCCATGTCTTCAAAAATTCTTCTCAACCATATTGCTTGACATGCTGAGCTTGCCGCTGCTACGTACTCTACTTCAGCTGATGACAGAGCCACTGTATCTTGTTTTCTTGAAGACCATGAGAATATACCAGACCCGATTGTGAATGCATAGCCTGAAGTGCTTTTCATGTCATCCTTTGATCCGGCCCAGTCACTGTCTGTGTAGCCAAACAGTTCTGAATCATGGCCAACTAGCTTTGTTTTTGATGTAGGCCGATACCAGATACCATAGTTAATGGTGCCTTGAAGATATCTTAAGATTCTTTTTGCTGCACCATAATGCGTTCGACTTGGACTATGCATGAATCTTGATAGAAGGCTTGTTGTGTACATAATATCGGGTCGAGTAGTAGTCAAATAAAGTAAGCTCCCAATGAGACTTCTATAGCATGACGCATTTGCTTTCAGAGATCCATCCTCCTTTCGAAGTTTCTCATTGGTGATGAGTGGAGTAGCCACGGCCTTGCACCCATTCATCATGAACTTTTTCAAAAGATTTTGTGTATACTTCTTTTGGCATatgaaaatcccattttcttCTTGGTTTATCTCAATACCAAGAAAATAGTGCATTAGGCCAAGATCACTCATCTCAAATGTCCTCATCATGTTTCGTTTGAATTCTTGAATTATTTTTTCATTATCACTAGTATAAATTAGATCATCCACATATAAAGAGACGATGAGGATAGAGTTACCTTGAGTTTTGGTGTAGAGTGTTGGCTCACTCTGACTCCTCCTGAATCCGGCATTGATAAAGTATTTGTCAATGCGACTGTTCCATGCTCGTGGTGCTTGCTTAAGCCCATATAGAGCTTTCTTTAATCTGAACACTTTATCTTCTCCTCCTTGCTTTATGAAACCTTGTGGTTGCTCCACATAgatttcttcttcaagttcCCCATTCAGAAATGCTGACTTAACATCAAGTTGGTaaattttccatttcttttgagCTGCAAGAGCTACAAGAGCCCTTATGGTGTCGAACCTTGCAACTGGTGCAAAGGTCTCATTGTAATCTATCCCTAGCTGTTGTGAGTAGCCCTTAGCTACTAGTCTTGCTTTATACTTTTGTATTGAGCCATCGGGATTGAACTTGGTCTTATAGACCCATTTGACAccaattatctctttatttgatGGGCGCTCTACAAGCTcccatgttttattttttttcaattgttttaatttcttcttccatagcttttctccaattttcttcttttactgCAACTTCAAAACTCTCAGGTTCTAAAGACATGAAATTGCATGTTTCATATATATCCCTCAATGACTTTACTCTTCTAGGTGGTGACTCTGGATCAGAATCATTTTGGTTTGGTGGAAGAGTATTAGAGGGCGTACCTGGAGGTTCTGAAGTTGCTTCTTCATATGCTTCTTCTCTCAACTGGTTTGGAGGAGTGATTTGCTTCTTTCTTGTTAGGACAAAAATTTTCTTCTCAACTTCTTCTTTATCCCAATTCCAAGAAGCAGATTCATAAAACTTGACATCTCTGCTGATCATAAGCTTCTTGGTTTTTGGATTATATACTCGATAGCCTTTAGACTGCGAGCTGTAGCCGAAAAATATGCCaacttctgatttttcttcCAGTTTATGTCTTTTAACTGCTGGAATATGGACATAACATATTCACCCAAAGACTTTGAGATGCTTCGCCGACGGCTTTCGATTGTTCCAAGCTTCAATTGGGGTCTTGTCTTGTAGAGCTTTCGTTGGGCATCTATTTAGCAGGTATACTGCGGTATATACTGCCTCTGCCCAAAAGGTCTTTGCCAGGCCTTTTTCATATGACATTGACCTTGCCATCTCCATCAcagttctattttttctttcagagACTCCAATTTGTTCTGGAGTATAGCCCACTGTCAACTGGTGCTCTACTCCTTCATCTTCACAAAATTTATTGAATTGATTAGAGGTATATTCTTTACCTCTATCACTTCTAAGAACTTTGATATATCGGCCACTTTGTTTTTCAACATGATTTTTGAACTTCTGAAAAATCTTGAATACTTCAGACTTCTCACGTAGAAAGTAGACCCATGTCATTCTTGTATAATCATCTATGAAAAGAATGAAGTACCTGCTTTGATCAAGAGATGGCGTCCTCATGGGTCCACAAACATCGGTATGCACTAGCTCGAAATAATCTTTTGCTCTCCAAGCTTTTCCTGAAGGAAATGCTTGTCGATGTTGCTTGCCAAGCTGACAGCCTTTATTGACACCTTCAATCTCCTTTATGCTTGGCAAGTCTCTCATCATCtttttttgagagagaattttTAGTGCACGGGGATTAAAGTGGCCGAACCGTTTATGCCATAGCCATGAATCTTCTACTTCTGCTTTCATGGCCATATGTAGCCACTGGATaggaaaatttctattttccatCCTTATTTtaaaattcaaccttctttttttatcaaatatttTGCATGAGTCTCCAGAAAATAATAGAGCATAACCATTTTCCATCATTTGGCCAACACTGAGTAAATTATGCTCTAAAGTAGGAACTAATAAAACATCATCAATATATTTAGTTCCTAAGTTAGTCTGGATGGAGATCGTACCTTTTCCTTTTGTGTGCACCAAGTCACCATTAGCCAATTTCACTTTTGACTTCCTTGATGTATCAAGGGTGGTGAAGATGGATTCATCCCACACATGTGATTGCTACAGCCACTGTCTACAAACCACTTCCTGCTCTTTTCCTCAAATGCAGCTTGACAAGAATAGAACAGGTGCTCGTCCTCCACATTCTCTTCTGAAAAATTGGCTCAGGGTTTCTTCTTGAGTTGACAATTTTTCTCTATATGGCCGAATCTATTGCAATTTCTGCATTTTGGTTTGCCCCGGAACCAACAGTCTATTTCTCAATGATTAATCTTTTTACAAATTCCACAAGGAGGATAATTTCTTTTCTCCCttatatcttttttattttcccaaTTTTTGGGTCTTTCTCCTCCTCTAGAAGATTCATTCAACTTTGCATCTTTTTTATATTTCTGAGATCGTAGATTGAGTTTAGACTGGAATGCACTCTCTACAGGAGTTTCATTCCGACTACTCAATCTTTT
This portion of the Rosa chinensis cultivar Old Blush chromosome 1, RchiOBHm-V2, whole genome shotgun sequence genome encodes:
- the LOC112182697 gene encoding heat shock cognate 70 kDa protein is translated as MASGEEGHAIGIDLGTTYSCVAVWQYDHVEVIVNDQGNRTTPSQVAFTDTETFAGDAALNQIIRNPTNSIFDAKRLIGRRFSDASVQSDIKLWPFKVIEGPDDKPMIVVTHMGQKKQYSAEDISSMVLSKMREIAEAYLGSTVKNAVITVPAYFSDSQRNATKSAAITAGLKVMLMINEPTAAAIAYGLDKKASWYRKRTVMMFDFGGGTLDVSLLTISGGIFQVNATAGDSHLGGEDIDSQMVKHCVEHFKRKHNLDIDGNPKALGRLKSACEKAKRRLSFSSSTDVEIDCLYQNTDFYITLTRAKFEEINKDFFNRCMVPVEKCLKDAKMDKGSVDDVVLVGGSSRIPKVQKLLQNVFEGKELCKGINPDEAIAQGAAIQAAVLSGNGNGKLQDFSLLDVTPFSLGIETGRERDMTVVIPRNSSIPIKKNYTVTTRHDNQAVVKFAVYEGESITTVNNYFLGDFRLQDIPPAPKGVPKFNICFDIDASGILNVSAEDMLTGQKKGITFSNDRNSDGIERVM